A single genomic interval of Gouania willdenowi chromosome 10, fGouWil2.1, whole genome shotgun sequence harbors:
- the cnot7 gene encoding CCR4-NOT transcription complex subunit 7 isoform X1 produces the protein MTIKTSLNGTMPAATVDHSQRICEVWANNLEEELKRIRHVIRKYNYIAMDTEFPGVVARPIGEFRSNADYQYQLLRCNVDLLKIIQLGLTFLNEQGEYPPGTSTWQFNFKFNLTEDMYAQDSIELLTTAGIQFKKHEDDGIETLYFAELLMTSGVVLCDGVKWLSFHRYRC, from the exons TGGCACTATGCCCGCAGCTACAGTGGACCACAGTCAAAGAATATGTGAGGTTTGGGCCAACAACCTGGAGGAGGAGCTGAAGAGGATCCGACATGTCATTAGGAAATACAACTACATTGCTATG GACACAGAGTTCCCCGGTGTCGTAGCCAGACCTATCGGGGAGTTCAGGAGCAACGCAGACTACCAGTACCAGCTGCTGCGCTGCAACGTGGATTTGCTGAAGATAATCCAGCTGGGCCTCACGTTTCTGAATGAGCAAGGAGAATATCCTCCAGGAACGTCCACCTGGCAGTTCAATTTTAAGTTTAACCTCAC AGAGGACATGTACGCACAGGACTCCATCGAGCTGCTCACCACGGCAGGGATTCAGTTCAAAAAGCACGAGGACGACGGCATCGAGACGCTCTACTTTGCAGAGCTGCTGATGACGTCGGGGGTGGTGTTGTGTGATGGCGTCAAGTGGCTGTCCTTCCACAGGTACAGgtgctga
- the cnot7 gene encoding CCR4-NOT transcription complex subunit 7 isoform X2 → MPAATVDHSQRICEVWANNLEEELKRIRHVIRKYNYIAMDTEFPGVVARPIGEFRSNADYQYQLLRCNVDLLKIIQLGLTFLNEQGEYPPGTSTWQFNFKFNLTEDMYAQDSIELLTTAGIQFKKHEDDGIETLYFAELLMTSGVVLCDGVKWLSFHRYRC, encoded by the exons ATGCCCGCAGCTACAGTGGACCACAGTCAAAGAATATGTGAGGTTTGGGCCAACAACCTGGAGGAGGAGCTGAAGAGGATCCGACATGTCATTAGGAAATACAACTACATTGCTATG GACACAGAGTTCCCCGGTGTCGTAGCCAGACCTATCGGGGAGTTCAGGAGCAACGCAGACTACCAGTACCAGCTGCTGCGCTGCAACGTGGATTTGCTGAAGATAATCCAGCTGGGCCTCACGTTTCTGAATGAGCAAGGAGAATATCCTCCAGGAACGTCCACCTGGCAGTTCAATTTTAAGTTTAACCTCAC AGAGGACATGTACGCACAGGACTCCATCGAGCTGCTCACCACGGCAGGGATTCAGTTCAAAAAGCACGAGGACGACGGCATCGAGACGCTCTACTTTGCAGAGCTGCTGATGACGTCGGGGGTGGTGTTGTGTGATGGCGTCAAGTGGCTGTCCTTCCACAGGTACAGgtgctga